CAACAGTGGGCGCATCCAAGCCACTCGCATGGCAGCCCACTTCGCTGGTACAACCCACGGCGGTCATCAAGAACGCGGTACCGTTTGCGTCGTTCCACATGGTCACACGACTGAACCCGCGTCCACCCACATAGGACGAGTCGTCCTGGGTGCGTATGAAGCTGTCCTCGATCCTCACGTTACCGAAGGGATTGATGCCGTCCCCGTTGGCACGCCAGGTGAATATCTTGACCCAGCGAATATCCGTAGGTTGGGACGGATCGTAGCCTGCATAGAGCATCAAAGAGTGGTGAGCGGAGTCCGCGATGGTAATCCCTTCCACAGATGTATCGTATGCTCCCGCGATGTTGATGGGGTTATGCATCGTCTGGTCGATCAGGGGAGGGGTGGTGTGGAGTGGGTGCGCCAGGCGCGCTCCCGAAAGCGTTCCGGAGCCGAAGATCCGAATGTTGTTACCGTCGTTCCAGTCGTTGTTGCGGAGGGCTCCATAGACCATGGCGTCTCCCGGGAGGTAATAGCTTTTTCCCAGGTGGACGGGAAAACCCGCGCCAATATCGTGGATGCCGGGCTCAAAGTAGAGAATATCCCATCCATCGCCATTGAGGTCGATGCTGGCAAGGTTCGTTCCTCCTGCCTCAACAACCTGAACTCTCTGATCCAGGGGATGCGGCCGATCCTGAAGCGACGGGTTGCTAAAGATGGTGAGGGTGTGAATGGGAGGCCCCTCGTAGCCATAGCCGGTATGCTGACTGTCCATTTGTCCGTCAATATCCACCGTGATTTGCACTGGATCGCTGATGGTAACGAACACTTTGCCACCGACCACCGTAGAGGTGCCCTTGCGCGCGGGATGTACGACACCCGTGGTGATTAGGGTCCCATCCACCCTGGAAATTTCGATCTCAACGGGATGGTTATAGGGCATTTCAAAGTTGATATAGGTGTTTGTCCATCCGGCGAGAGCGTCAAAATAACCGCCATGGCCGAAATCGTCACCACATTGCGCAGCGGGGCTGGGCTGATCTGCGCAATCGTATTTGCACACACCGCTCGCGTGGACACCGGCAGGGTACTGGCAGTACATATTCGTGGCGCAGTCGTTCGAGTGGATGCATGCATCGAGGACGGACGCGCTGCTGCTGCAACTACTGGTGCACAACCCGCTCTTGGCGCCGGTGATGAACGCAAAGGGCGTAAGCCATTCGCTGACGCCTACAGAGCGAAGCCGAAAGCTATAGGTCGGGGACGGCGCCAGCCCGGGCACTGGACCGTCAACGTGGAGGTGATCGTTACCGGAGGGGGCCTGACACGTCGTCCCTCCCGAGCAGATCAGGCCGGACTGACAGTAGGTATTGGCGGCGCTGCAATCGCCGCCCAAGGACACTTCTGTCTGACAGAAGCCCTGGTAGCAAGAAAGCCCCGATGCGCAGACGGTGCTGGCAGCAGAGCAGCTACCGCCGGCAGCCACTTCCATCTGGCAGGTGCCCGCCGTGCACGCCGATCCCACAGGACAGAGGGTGTGGGCGTGTGTGCAATCTCCGCCCAGCGCCTGCGATAAGTGGCAGATATTGGCGCTGCAGACCAGGCCGGAGATGCAGGACGCACTGGCGCAGTCACCGCTGTAGGGCACACCCACTTCCGTGCGGAACACATCGGCCGTGTTCGAATCAGTGTTTTGGGGTTTTTCCCAGTTGGTGCTGCCTGCAGGATCCCATTCGAAGCCGATGCCGTTGGCGACACCGGCACCACCCACACCGTTGTGCAGGCGAAGCTCGAAGCTATGCCAGCCGCCGCCGCCGCAATCTACCGAGCTTGAGGTCTCACTCCACCAGTCGGTATCATCGAGAACCGTTTGGCCACAAACTGTCAGCTTGACGTTGTCGTCGAAGTCCTCGCGGAAAGCCATCTGGCCATCGGCGTCGTAGATCTCTCCCGAGTAGTTGATGGTCCAGTCGGCCTGCCACGGTCCGCTTGGCTCCAGCAGGTCCGTCCACGCCGCGCTGGGCCCCAATGGATCAATTCCTCCCACCGCCCCGGAGTTTGAGCTGACGGTGTCCAGGTTCCCCGGGTTGGGGCTTGTGCTGGTGCCGGAAGGGGCGTCTACGCCGCCGGCCCGCAAGCCCGTCACGTACTGGAGCTCAGTTGGGTCGCCACAATCCCGAGTGAGTCCGTCCGCCTGGTTGATCAGCTGGCAGACGTCGATGGCAACCTCCTCGGCCACGCAGTCGGCGTGGGCCTCTGCGGTGCAGCCGGGCAAGAGGCTGTCGAGATCTAGACCCTCGTCACATTTCGACACGCTCCTGCCGATCCCTCCATTGGCGCCCAGGCACGCCTTGGCAATCTTGCCCTTTTGGTCCGGCTGCGGCGCGTCGCCGCCGCCCTGGCATTGATTCTCGAGTTCTTCGGCACTGTCGACCGACCCGTTCTTGAAAGCCGCTTTCGCACACGAGGTAAATTCCTTGAGGCGGGTCGACTGGCACTTTGTCGCCGCCTTCCACACTTTTTGCTGGCACTTTGCCCCAGCCTTGTCCGTCAACGCCGTCAGGAGAACTCCAGAGTCGAGATCGGCTCCGAAAATGTCGTGAGAGAGTTCAACCGCCTTGGTTGTACCTGCGCCGTTGACCGTCGAGGCATCAGTCGCCGCGTAAGAGGGGAAGCGGCTCACGCCCCCCTTGTCCAGGCCGACGCACGCCTTCTGGAAGTCGGCAATCGTCTTCTGCGTCGCCTTGCCGATCTTTCCTTTTTCGTCGGCGATCGCACAGCCCTCGAGCGTCACGAGAGTGGGATCGGACTTGCTGAGGGGCTTGCCGCTGGCATGGTTCTTCAGGCACCCGGCGATCTGCTTGGCGACGGTCGCGTCGACCTTTGTCATACCCTTGTTCAGACTGCTCACGCATTTCTGCTGGTCCTTGGTGAGTAGCTCGGCGTGGGCGTCGCCGATACCGGCCATGGAGATGGCCGCAAGCGTTACGGTGATGGCGACTAAGATGTTGGTGAGTTTAATGGTAGATCCCCCCCGGCGACCCGCGACCCTACCACCACTGCCGACCTCCTGTCTAGGGGTTCGACCCCCCCAGGTGGGGGTTTTTGGGCCGGTGTCGGGGTCCGAGGGCGTCCCGTCAGAACAGGAACCAACCGGCGATTCCTGCTGCGGGGATAACCGCGACAAGCCCGATCTCGAAACGCACCAGGGCGACGAACGCCACCACCATGATCAGCAACGAAGGCAGGATCGTCGATACGTACTCGGCTACAGGGACCTGGCCCTGCGGCACCGAGTTCCCCAGTATTATGACGCCGGCGACGGCGATCATGCCCACCACGGCCGCTCGAATTCCGCGCAGGGCTCCCTGCGCGCGACGGCTTGCCTTGATGTGGTCAAAAACCTGGGAGGCGGCAATCATCAGTACGGCCGGCGGGCCGAAGATAGCCGCCGTGGCAACCAGCCCGCCGACTATTCCCCAAAGCGGGCCATGTTGTTCCATTGCTACCTTCTGTCCGATGAACGCCGCGCAGATCACGATAGGCCCGGGTGTCATCTGGCTGAAAGCAATACCGTCGTTGAACTCTGCGACGGTCAACCAGCCGGCGTCTGTGACCACCGCGTCCATGATCAGCGGGATGAAGACGTAACCGCCGCCGAACAACAACACGCCTAATCCCCCGAAGGTCAGACCGATCTGGGCGATGCCGTCGGGGTCAAGGGGAGGGGCCGCGAGGTAGAGTCCGGCAAGGGACAGTGGCAGGGCAACCATGGCGAGCAGGCGGGCAACGGGTAACGGTGTCCCAGGAGGCGGCGGAGAATCGTCCGGTTGCAAAAGCGCCATGCCCGCGATCGCTGCACCTGCGAGTATGCCCAGGTTGACCCACAGCTTGATCGATGGGGGCGAAACGAACAGGAGCACCGCTGACCCGACGGCGAGTAACCAGGTGAGGGGTTCCCGTACGCACTTGCCCCACATGCGTAGAACGACACTGAAGATCACTGCCGATACCGCGGGAATCAGGCCGGCAAAAAACCCGTCCAGCACCGCCATGTCCTGTGCGACTCCGAAGTACAGGAAGGTCAGGATCGTAACCAGGACGTAGGTGGGCGTCAGGATGCCCACCACGGAAGCAAGTGCCCCGAGCGATCCGCCGCAGCCATACCCGACGTAAGCCGCCGTGTTTACCGCCTGGGGACCGGGAAGAACGTTGGCAAGCGAGATACCATCGAGCATGTCCTCCTGCTCGATCCAGCCGAGGCGCCGGGCAAACACGTCCTCGACCACGGAGATCACGGCCATGAAGCCGCCAAACGAGACGCAGCCTATCTTGAAGAATTCCCAGCCTAGTCGCAGGGGGTTTTTCCGGCTGGTGGGCGCAGGAGTCATGGTCTCATGCAAAGCGCACGATGAGGTGCTCGGAGATTGCCCACAGGATCCTGACCGCAATGCCGGGGTCGTTCTCTTCGAGCGCGGCGAAATCCTGCCGGCGCAGGTGAAACACCCTGGAAGTTGTCAGCGCCCGCACGGTGGCTGTTCGTGGCTTTCCGGTAATGAAGCCCAGTTCGCCGAACGGCGCGCCGTCGGCCAGGACGGCGATCTCCTCGTCGTCCTGCAGCACTTCGAGTGAACCGGAAATAACGAAGAACAGGTCGTTTGTCGGTTCCTCCTGCCACATCACCGTGTCACCGGGCTCGTAGTGCCGCTCTTCGAGGTAGGCGAGCAGCCGAAGGATCTCGGCGTGGGAGAGCCCCTTGAGGAAGTAGACGCGCTCGGTGAGGAGTGAGAGCTGGTGCTGCCGTCGCTCGAGGTCTTCGCTGTCCATGAAGGCTTTCTGCGATTCCTTGGACCGCCGGTTTTCTTCGTCGAAGCCGGCGAGGTCTTCGGGGGTGAAGACCTGCTCCTGGCCCGGCTGGGTAAAAACACGCTCGTAGCCCAACTGGTCAAGTACGTCTCCGGCGACGGACTCGATGATACGGACAGACTCCTCGCTCATCTCGCGAAGAAATTTGCGCGAGTTGTCTTTCATGACGGGCTGGTCGAGGTTCTGCCATAGTTGGCTCTTGCTGGCCGTGCTCACCGCATCACTGGAATCGTGGAAGCTGAGCATTTCTTCGCGGAACGGGATGTCGAGGAACTTGCAGCAATCGCGAAGAATATTCTCAGGGTTCTCCAACAAGTCCTCGTAGCAGAGGCTGAAGAACCGTTGCGGTCCTATGCGCTCGCGCTCGGACAGGCACATGCGCTGTAGTTCAGCCCATCGCCTGGCAATGTGATACGGATGCTTCTCGCCGATGACGGCCTTGGTGAAGGACAGGGTGACGTCCCTGCCATCCCGGTAGAGGTAAATGTATTTCGGGTCTCCGAAGTAGGCATCCAGCTGGGAAGCGAACTCGATATAGCCCATGCTTTTACAGGCCCACATGTCCTGCCCGTGGGCTTCGGCATAGGTGTCCATTATCGCTCCGAATATGGCCACCAGTGAGCGCTCGCGACAGCGCGATGCGATGTCGGCCCGGTCGAGCGTCTCCAGTGGGTTCCACGGAACGGGATTGCGCTCGATGAGAGCGCAGCAGTCATCGACGAGCTGATGCCAGTTGGAGTCCTTGGAGATGTCGCCGAAAGACGCCACCAGGGGCATCATGCGCGTAAGAACGTGTGCGGGGTGGGGCGCGGCGATTCCTGCCTGCGCGAGCATAAGCCTGAGCAGGTTGGAACCGGATCGCTGCTCACCGACGATGAAGACTGCTTTCATGTTGCGCAACCATTTTTGATTGTCGGCTATAAATCAAGGCCCGCGGTCCGGCCCCCCCCGCGGTGGTACTGGTCGCTGCCTCGGTGTCGCGGCCGCCGCCCAGCCGCCCCACGCCAAGCGTCAGTAGGCGATTTCGAAGCCCGTCCCGCTACGCACGGGGCGCTCGTCGGTTACGACCTCGGCCACACGCGCGGCCGGTGGGCCCTGCCGCGCCCAGGCTACGGCCGACTCCACCGCTTTCGGGTCGCCCTCTATCTCGGCCTCGACGCTGCCGTCGGCAAGGTTGCGCACCCAGCCGGTCACTCCCAACTGTCGGCACCGGTCGGCCATGCAGTAGCGGAATGCCACGCCCTGCACGCGGCCGCTGATGAGCAGGTGCAGGCGCACACGTTCGCCCGTGTTACTTTCACCCGCGTTGCCTCCACCGCTGCCGTTCACCGCAGTGGCAGCTCGCCCTGCTCGCCGGCCGGGTCATCGGGGCCGGCGCTTTCGCCACCCAGCAGGCGCATGAGGCCGTCTTCGTCGAGCACTTCAACTCCCAGTTGCTCGGCCTTGCGAAGCTTGGAGCCCGGGTTTTCGCCGGCAACGAGATAGTCGGTGCGCTTGCTCACCGTGGAGCTCACCGTCGCGCCGGCGGCCTGCACCAGGTCCTTGGCGCGGTTGCGCGCGATCGACAGCGTGCCGGTGAGCACCACCGTCTTGCCCGACAGCGCGCTTGCTTCCGATGTGGCCAAGGTTATTTCGGGAGTCGGACGCAAGCCGGCCGCCACCAGTTCATCGAGCATCGTTCGGTTGGCCGGGTCGGCAAAGAAGGCCAGCAGCGAGGCCGCCATTTCGGGGCCTACCCCGTCTATGTCTACGAGCGCCTGTTCGTCGGCCCGGGCAAGTGCATCGAGGCTGCCGAAGGCGCGGGCAAGCGAGCGCGCTGCGCTCTCGCCCACGTGGCGTATTCCCAGCGCGAAGAGCAGGCGCGACAAGGGACGGTCGCGGCTGCCGTCAATCGCGGTGGCGAGCTTCTCGGCCGATTTTTCGCCCATGCGGTCAAGTGCTGCCACTGCCTCGGTGTCGAGGCGGTAGAGGTCGGCAAAACTCGCCACCATGCCGTTGTCTACGAATACCGCCACCAGCTTTTCGCCCAGGCCGTCTATGTCCATGGCGTTGCGCGAGGCAAAGTGGCGCAGGGTTTCGCGCAGTTGCGCGGGACAGCTGCGGTTGTTGCAGCGGTGGGCTACTTCTCCCTTCTGGCGTTTAATCGGCGAGCGACACGACGGGCACTTGCGCGGCATGCGAAAGCGCTTTTCGCTGCCGTCGCGCTCGTCGGCCAGCGATGAGACCAGCTGGGGGATGACGTCGCCGGCCCGCTCGACTACCACGAGGTCGCCCACGCGTATGTCCTTGCGCCGTATCTCGTCTGTGTTGTGCAGCGAGGCGTTTGATACCACCACGCCGCCCACGTTTACCGGCTCCAGCTCGGCCACCGGCGTTAACGTGCCCAGCCGTCCCACCGACGCGTTGATGGCCAGCAGGCGAGTGGTGGCCTGCCTCGCCTTGAACTTCCACGCCGACGCCCAGCGCGGCGAGCGCGACAGTTCTCCCAGTCGGCGTTGTTGCTCGAGGCTGTCCACCTTGATCACGGCGCCGTCGATGTCGACGTCGAGTTGTTCGCGGTCGCGCTCGAGCTCGCGGCACCAGGACAGTATGGCCGACTGGCCCTGCCTCCGGCGCACGCGCGGGTGCACCAGTACCCCGGCGCGTCCGGCCCAGGCAAGAAAGTCAGAGTGTTTTTCAAAGCCCACCGGTTCGCACACGCCGTGGCTGTGGGCGTAAAAAACCAGTGGCCGCGAGGCGGTGACCGCGGAGTCGAGCTGGCGCAGCGACCCGGCGGCGGCGTTGCGAGGGTTGGCAAACACCGGCTCGCCGGCCTCGTCGCGATCCAGGTTCAGGCGCGCGAAGTCAGCCTTGGCTATCACCACCTCGCCGCGCAGCTCGAGGCGCGCCGGGGGCTCGCGTCCGTCTACGGCGAGCAATTCAATCGGTACGCTGGCCAAGGTGCGCACGTTGGCCGTGACGTCTTCGCCCCTGCGGCCATCGCCGCGGGTACCGGCGGCCAGCAGGCGGCCGTCTTCGTAAAGCAGGTTGACGGCCACGCCGTCAAGCTTGGGCTCGAGCACAAAGTCGCAGCTCTCGCCTGACAGCCCCTTGTCCACGCGCTCGAGAAACTCGCCAAGTTCCTGCTCGTCGAACAGGTTGGCAAGCGACAGCATGGGCCGCAGGTGCGTGAACGGCTCAAAGGATTCGAGCGGCGCAGTACCCGGCCGCTGCGTGGGCGAGCCGGGGTGGCTCAGTCCTGGGTGCTCGGCCTCCAGCTGTTCGAGCTCTCTTAGCAGGCCGTCGTACTCGGCGTCGCTTATCGCGGGGTCGTCGAGCAGGTAGTAGCGCCGGTTGTGCTCTTCGAGCTCGCGGGCCAGCCGGGCGGCGCGCGATGCTGCCGGTCCATCGGCAGAACCGGGCTCGTTGCCGGCGTTGTAATCTTTGCGTGCCACCAGTGTTTTCTACCACGTGCACAGGCAGAATATAGGGCGGCGGGGTGCAGAAAGGGTCGCCACGCTAGGTTCCCGGGGGGTAGAATGAATGGATGTCCACCGCCTTGGCGGGGGAGGGGGTTACATGGCTGGCAATCAAGTGGCAAAGGCGCCTCACGGCATTACGGCTTATTTCCTGAGCCTGGTTTTTCTGGCCTCGGCCGGCCTGGTGCTGGCCACGGCCGGCCCGCCCGCCGGTCCGCCCGCTCCGATGCCGAGCTGGGTCGAATGGCCTGGCGGCGACCACGCTATAACTACCACCGAGGTCACCGTGGAGCAGTATCTCGCCTGCGTTGACGAGGGTGCCTGCGATCCGGCCAACCACCGCGACTGCAACTCGGCCGACCCCGCGCGCGTGTTGCACCCCATGAACTGCGTCAACTGGTTCGGCGCCTCCCAGTACTGCGCCTGGTCGGGCGGACGCTTGTGTGCCGAAGACGAATGGATCGATGCCTGCGGTGGCGCGGGCGAGGGTCGCGGCTGGCCTTACGGCTACGTGTTTGAAAGTGGCAGGTGCAACGTGCAGTCGACCAGCGAGCCGGTAGAAGGGCTCGAGAGGGCCAGCGCCCCGGTGGCCAGCATGCCCGGTTGCGAGGGCGGCCTGGGTGGCTTGTACGACATGGCCGGCAATGTGAGCGAGTGGCTGGCGGCCTGCAAGCAGGACTACTGCAAGTTTCGCGGCGCCGGTTATCTGAGCAACGATCCGGTCGACGTGTTTACCGGTTGTGGCGGCGTGTGTGCGGGCAACAAGAAGCCCTTCATGTCGGGCACGGTCGGGATACGCTGCTGCAGGGATATTACGGCCGGTTAAGCGGTCGAGGCGTCGTCCGTAGCGTCATCGTCCGTAGCGTCGCCGTCCGTAGCGTCGCCGTCCGTAGCGTCGCCGTCCGTAGCGTCATCGGCAGCCGCATCATCGCCATCACTGCTCTCATCAGCCGGCTCATCTCCCGATGCTTCGGCTGAATCCGATGCTTCCGGCGAATCTGGCTGTCCCAACCTGACTACGTTCTCGGCTTGCGGACCCTTGGGGCTGTCGGAGATTTCGAACTCAACCGGTTCGGCCTCCTCGAGCGAGCGAAAGCCGTCTCCGCCTATCGCGGAGAAGTGCACGAATACGTCAACGCCTCCATCCTGCTCGATGAAGCCGTAACCTTTAGCGTTGTTGAACCACTTTACCCGGCCTTGGGGCATACTTTTCCCTGCCGCGGTCGGCGCGATGCTGCGCCGGGCGAACCAGGTGACGCTAGGAGGGCAGACCCCAATTGTCAAGCGGCGGTCAGCTTATGACAGGGGTGTTACTCGGTTCCAGCCGCGTGGCGGGGTGGGGTTCATATGGGCGCTTCATTACAGCAATGACCTTGCCGGCGACCCCCCGCTGAGTGGATACTCCTCCTTGCCCGCAAAGGGCCAAGGAGGTCAAGTAAATGAACAACACAGTAAACAGGACGACAAGCAGGCAGGTGGTGGTTTCGTCGTGCAGACGGGTGTCGCCCGGGCGCAGGTTGCTGCCGGGGCTGGCCATGGCGGTGGGCCTGCTCGCGGTTTCCCTCGTGGCCGTGACACCGGCCGACGCCGTGGCGAAGACCGATATCAACCGGGCTGGCATCGAGCAGCTCATCGAGTTGCCCGGCGTCGGACCGGCCAAGGCCCGTGCCATTGTCGAAGCCCGCGAAGCCTCTCCTTTCAGTAGCGTTGACGATCTCGCCAGGGTGAGCGGCATCGGCCCGGCCACGGTGGATTCGCTGCGCGAGTACGTGATGGTGGCGCCGCCAGGCAAGAAAAAATAGCGGGTCGGTTGACGTGACTTCGACCGCCGGGGTCACGTTGATCGCCGTGTCGGACTGGCGGATAGGCTGGCGGCGAGTCGGGCTGCATGGTATTCAATCCGAATCCGCCGCCAGCCAATAGAGGAGAACGGCTTGTCTGCCGAAGAACAACTCAAAGCACTGTCGCTGTTCATAGCGTCGCGTAACGGCGCGACCGACGTCGACCTGTCTGCCTACCGGGCGCACACCGAGGGCTTCTCGATGGAGACCTTTTCTTTTGACGCCCGCTGGATCGAACCCGGTGGCGAGGTTTTTGATGGCCGCCTCATCGCCAGGGTACAGCCCGAGGCCGGCTTGCTTGAGCCCTACGATCTCAGGCCGCAGGTACTGGCCATGCGGGCAGTTCACGGCACAGTGGCCGTGCCCGAGTTGCTGTGGTTCGAAGAAGGGTCCGAGGTCCTGGGCGCTCCGTTCTACGTGAACCGTTTCGTTGCGGGCGACGTGCCCGTGCCCAGCGAAGGTCCCTCGGGCGAGCTGCCCATAGAAGACCCGCTTGAGCGCGAATCGCTGGCCCGCGATTTTGCGGGCAACCTGGCGGCCCTGCATCGCTTTGACTGGCAGGCAGCCGGGCTCTCGGAACTCGGCGGGCCCGACGGCGTTCCCGAAGACGGCCGCGACGCCGCGCGGCGGGCGGTGGCCAACTGGCGTGGCTACCACGAGCGCTCGCGCGCGGGTGCTGCGCCGATGATGGCGCGCGCTTTCAAGGAGCTCGAGGCGAGGCTGCCCCGGGAATCTCCGCTATGTCTTGTGCACGGTGATTACCGCACCGGAAATTTTCTGCGCGTGGGTGGCCGCATCACCGCTATACTCGACTGGGAAATGACTCACCTGGGCGACCCCATGGAAGACCTGGCCTGGGCCTGTTCGCGTATATGGCGCGGCCAGAGCGACATGCCGGGACTGTTGGTCGAGCGCGAGCGACTGCTCCTCATGTACTCGGAGGCGGGCGGGTTGGACATCGACGAGCAGCGGCTGGCCTTCTACGACCTGCTGGCGGCCGTCAAGATGTCGGCCATCATGACCACGGGCCTGCGCGCCTGGGCCGACGGCCGCACCAACGACGTGCGCATGTTGATGTTTCGCCACCAACTGGCCGGCCTGCAGGTCATCATGGCCGAGTCAGCCGGTGTAGTGGGGGCCTTGAGCTGAGCATGGCGCTGCTCGATCACGAAAAAATCATCGAGGCGCTAGCGGCCACGCTCGAAAACGAGGTGTTGCCGGCACTGGGCCAGGGCCCGGCCCGGCTGCAGCTCTACTCGGTGCTCGACGTGCTGGAAAACCTTTCGGCCTATCTTGAGTGGGGCGGGCAACTGGCCGAACTCGAGGTCGCCGCCTGCCGTCGTGCGGCCAGCCAACTGGCGGGCTTGCTCGAGGGTGAGCTGTCGGCGCGCTGCCGCGACTTTGCCGCGGAGACCGGCGGTGGTGATACCGCGCTCGAAACCGCCCGCACGCTGCTCGTCGATGTCATCGAGAGTCCGGCCTTCGACTCGCCCGAGGTCAGGGCGGCGGTGGATGCCTGTCTTGGAGAGTCCGTGCTCACGGCGGCCATGTTTATGAAGCCGCCGCGACTTACCGAGGTTTCCAAGGGCTGAGCGCCCGGTCTTTCAGCGCGACGAGAAGACCGTACTGCGAGGAAGCCCGAAGAGCTTGATCCAGCGGCTGAAGGTGTCGTCGCTCAAGCGTTGCAGCTTGTCGATGTGCTGCAGCGTGTCGCTGCGTATCTGCTCGGGGTCTATGGCCCCGTTGAGATCGGTTATTTCCTGGCGGTTGTGCGGTACGGTGAGCCACCTTTCGACCATGGGCCTGTCTACTTCGAGGTGAAACTGGAACCCGTAGGCGGTGTCGCCATAACGGAAGGCCTGGTTTTCGCAGTCGGGTGAGCTGGCCAGGTGCACGGCTCCGCTGGGTATGTCGAAGGTATCGCCGTGCCACTGAAAGATGTGCTCGGTGTCCGACATGCCGGCAAACACCGGATCGTCAGCGCCCGCCGGGGTGGGGTTGATCTGGTACCAACCGATTTCTTTGCTGTGGTGCGGTCGCACATCGGCGCCCAGGGCGCGGGCCAGTATCTGCGCGCCAAGGCAGATGCCGAGCACGGGCATGCCCCGCTGCAGGGCTTCGGCCACCAGCTCGACCTCGACGGCCAGGAAGGGGTAGAGGTCCACCTGGTCCACGTTCATGGGTCCACCCAGGACGACCAGCCCGAAGTAACCGTCGAGACTGGGGCGGGCCGCGGGGTCGCGGTCAAAGTTGACGTAGCGTATGCGGAAGCCCGAATCCTTGAGCAGGGGGTTCAGGGTACCCAGCAGCTCATGGGCTACGTGCTGAAAGACGAGTATTTTTCGCATGTGGGAGCGGTGCCTCGAGCACCAGTCTAAGCCTAACACCTGGGGGCGTCCGCGTCAGCCGGCAATGCCGGGGCGCCAGCAGGCCCCGGGCCAACAAGCAGTGCGGCAGGGTGGGGGGCGGTGGCCCGCTCGCGCGAATGCGTTTATGCTCTAGGTTATGCGCGCCCCGGTTGTCAGCCTGTTCCTGCTTGCCTTGCTGTTGCCGGCAGCGTTTCTGCCGGCCTCCCTGGGCCAGGCCCATGCCGCGGCAGCTGCCCAGCTCGAAATTCTCAGTTTCGGCAGCGGCTCGAGCGAGATAAACGTGGTGCTCGACGGCGACAAGCTCTCGATGTTTGCCAACCAGGTATCGGCTGATCTCGTCATGCGTCATCTCAAGGCCGTGGGCGGGCCGACCTACAGCTCGCTTGAGCCCCTGACCCGGCCGATCAACCTGTCGCTGCACGGTGTCACCTGGGAGGCCATGCTGCGCAGGATGCTGATGGGCTACAACCTTTCGTTTCACTACAAGGGCTCGCGGGTGGATCACGTCAGGATACTGCACCTGACCCCGACCCGGCCTTACAAGACCCCGCGCTTGTTGCAGAGCCGTGCCGAGTGGACCCGCCAGGAGCAGGACTCGTTGGAGGCGCGTGCGCGCGCCGTTGCCACAAGCGCCAGGTCGGGCGAGGGCGCCGGCCAGCACTGAAGCCGGCCCGGCGGGCAGTGAACATGACTTTCAGCCGCAACGAAAAACACGTCCTCCAGCTGACAGCGGTCGGCCACTTCGGCGCCCACTTCGCCATGCTTCTTTTTCCGACCGTGGCCGTCGTGATGGCGGCCGAGGAAGGGCTGGCACTGGAGACCGTACTCGGATGGAGCTTTGCCGGTTTCATGCTCTTCGGCGCCGGAGGCCTGCCGGTGGGTTACCTGGCCGATCGCCTGCGCGCTGTCTGGGTGGTGAGGGTGGGGGTGATAGGCCTGGGCCTTGCCGTGATGGCAG
Above is a genomic segment from Candidatus Binatota bacterium containing:
- a CDS encoding phosphotransferase family protein: MSAEEQLKALSLFIASRNGATDVDLSAYRAHTEGFSMETFSFDARWIEPGGEVFDGRLIARVQPEAGLLEPYDLRPQVLAMRAVHGTVAVPELLWFEEGSEVLGAPFYVNRFVAGDVPVPSEGPSGELPIEDPLERESLARDFAGNLAALHRFDWQAAGLSELGGPDGVPEDGRDAARRAVANWRGYHERSRAGAAPMMARAFKELEARLPRESPLCLVHGDYRTGNFLRVGGRITAILDWEMTHLGDPMEDLAWACSRIWRGQSDMPGLLVERERLLLMYSEAGGLDIDEQRLAFYDLLAAVKMSAIMTTGLRAWADGRTNDVRMLMFRHQLAGLQVIMAESAGVVGALS
- a CDS encoding acylphosphatase (catalyzes the hydrolysis of acylphosphate), which codes for MNGSGGGNAGESNTGERVRLHLLISGRVQGVAFRYCMADRCRQLGVTGWVRNLADGSVEAEIEGDPKAVESAVAWARQGPPAARVAEVVTDERPVRSGTGFEIAY
- a CDS encoding cyclic nucleotide-binding domain-containing protein; this translates as MKAVFIVGEQRSGSNLLRLMLAQAGIAAPHPAHVLTRMMPLVASFGDISKDSNWHQLVDDCCALIERNPVPWNPLETLDRADIASRCRERSLVAIFGAIMDTYAEAHGQDMWACKSMGYIEFASQLDAYFGDPKYIYLYRDGRDVTLSFTKAVIGEKHPYHIARRWAELQRMCLSERERIGPQRFFSLCYEDLLENPENILRDCCKFLDIPFREEMLSFHDSSDAVSTASKSQLWQNLDQPVMKDNSRKFLREMSEESVRIIESVAGDVLDQLGYERVFTQPGQEQVFTPEDLAGFDEENRRSKESQKAFMDSEDLERRQHQLSLLTERVYFLKGLSHAEILRLLAYLEERHYEPGDTVMWQEEPTNDLFFVISGSLEVLQDDEEIAVLADGAPFGELGFITGKPRTATVRALTTSRVFHLRRQDFAALEENDPGIAVRILWAISEHLIVRFA
- the chrA gene encoding chromate efflux transporter; its protein translation is MTPAPTSRKNPLRLGWEFFKIGCVSFGGFMAVISVVEDVFARRLGWIEQEDMLDGISLANVLPGPQAVNTAAYVGYGCGGSLGALASVVGILTPTYVLVTILTFLYFGVAQDMAVLDGFFAGLIPAVSAVIFSVVLRMWGKCVREPLTWLLAVGSAVLLFVSPPSIKLWVNLGILAGAAIAGMALLQPDDSPPPPGTPLPVARLLAMVALPLSLAGLYLAAPPLDPDGIAQIGLTFGGLGVLLFGGGYVFIPLIMDAVVTDAGWLTVAEFNDGIAFSQMTPGPIVICAAFIGQKVAMEQHGPLWGIVGGLVATAAIFGPPAVLMIAASQVFDHIKASRRAQGALRGIRAAVVGMIAVAGVIILGNSVPQGQVPVAEYVSTILPSLLIMVVAFVALVRFEIGLVAVIPAAGIAGWFLF
- the ligA gene encoding NAD-dependent DNA ligase LigA, giving the protein MARELEEHNRRYYLLDDPAISDAEYDGLLRELEQLEAEHPGLSHPGSPTQRPGTAPLESFEPFTHLRPMLSLANLFDEQELGEFLERVDKGLSGESCDFVLEPKLDGVAVNLLYEDGRLLAAGTRGDGRRGEDVTANVRTLASVPIELLAVDGREPPARLELRGEVVIAKADFARLNLDRDEAGEPVFANPRNAAAGSLRQLDSAVTASRPLVFYAHSHGVCEPVGFEKHSDFLAWAGRAGVLVHPRVRRRQGQSAILSWCRELERDREQLDVDIDGAVIKVDSLEQQRRLGELSRSPRWASAWKFKARQATTRLLAINASVGRLGTLTPVAELEPVNVGGVVVSNASLHNTDEIRRKDIRVGDLVVVERAGDVIPQLVSSLADERDGSEKRFRMPRKCPSCRSPIKRQKGEVAHRCNNRSCPAQLRETLRHFASRNAMDIDGLGEKLVAVFVDNGMVASFADLYRLDTEAVAALDRMGEKSAEKLATAIDGSRDRPLSRLLFALGIRHVGESAARSLARAFGSLDALARADEQALVDIDGVGPEMAASLLAFFADPANRTMLDELVAAGLRPTPEITLATSEASALSGKTVVLTGTLSIARNRAKDLVQAAGATVSSTVSKRTDYLVAGENPGSKLRKAEQLGVEVLDEDGLMRLLGGESAGPDDPAGEQGELPLR
- a CDS encoding helix-hairpin-helix domain-containing protein, whose product is MAVGLLAVSLVAVTPADAVAKTDINRAGIEQLIELPGVGPAKARAIVEAREASPFSSVDDLARVSGIGPATVDSLREYVMVAPPGKKK